Part of the Vicinamibacterales bacterium genome is shown below.
GAGCGCCTGGCGCATAAGACCCAACCGCTGCCGTACCGCGTCGCGGACCTGATGGTCTATGGGCAGCGCGTCCTGCTCGTCGCGCAATACAAGGCGGGCAAGACCACGCTGGTGCTCAACCTGGTGCGCGCTCTCGTGGACAATCGCCCGTTCCTGAATAAGTACCGCGTCGCGCCGGTCGTGGACA
Proteins encoded:
- a CDS encoding AAA family ATPase: MSAITEIVNATPEDAERLAHEKLTDAAYRKRKAQLAADKRVRAEEHPPKPIPKPRTLAERLAHKTQPLPYRVADLMVYGQRVLLVAQYKAGKTTLVLNLVRALVDNRPFLNKYRVAPVVD